The nucleotide sequence TTACAAGGAAATATTGTTACCGAGACGAAAATCAACTATAACCAATTAACCTATCAGGAAATAGAAAGTAAGCTTTTTGAAGTGGTCGATCAATTGACCGCATCCGCACCACCCAGTCCTTATGGGATCGTCGGCATCGGTGTTGGAGTACCAGGTACTGTAAACAACCATGGAGAAGTGATGCTTGCCCCTAACTTAGGTTGGAAAAATGTTCACTTAAAATCAATCCTAGAAAGAAAATACGATATTCCTATCACAATCGTGAACGAAGCGAATGCCGGTGCTTATGGCGAGAAGCGATTCGGCGCTGGGCTCAAATACGATAACATTGTCTATATTAGTGCGGGTATAGGGATTGGTGTTGGCTTAATATTAGATGGAAAGCTTTATACTGGAAGCCAAGGCTTTTCCGGAGAGCTTGGACACATGACCATCCAAGTGGACGGGAAAAAATGTCGTTGCGGAAACGAAGGCTGCTGGGAATTGTATGCTTCGGAGCAAGCATTATTGAATCAAGCAAAGGAACTAGGCTTGACCGATGGGAAAGAGTGTCAGCTAGACGACTTAATAGAGCTAGCTAAAGATGGAGACAAACAAGCCATTGAATTATTCCAAAAAGTTGGAGATTACCTAGGAGTGGGAATTAATAACGTTATTAATATCTTCAATCCAGAGCAAATCGTGATTGGCAATCAATTAGCCGCTACGAAGGAATGGATCCTAGATCCGCTTAACGAACGAATAACAATTAATACACTTTGGTATCAGCAAAATGGCATTGATATTCATTTTTCCAAACTTGGTATCTACCCTGCGGCATTGGGAGTATCAGCGTTATCATCCGAAAATTTTCTTAATGTTGATTTGGAGAAAAAAGCAATAGAAGTTTAATGTTTAGGTGTGAGAGCGCAGGCCGTGTATGGCCTGCGTTTTTTGTTGGTGGTCTTGGGTGTGGTCGGAATTTTATTGGCGCTCACGGGCTGGATATTGGCGCTCGGACCTCTTTTTCCGGCGCTTCCACTTTTTCCGGCGTTCCGAGGCCAGATTCCGGCGTTTTTTCTCTTTTTCCGGCGGTCTGCCTGATATTCCGGCGCTCAGACCACATTTTCCGGCGATCCACCCGCCCCAAATACCCAGAACCAACAAAAATGCTGTCCCCCCAAAAGGGAAACAGCATTCCTCCAATCAATCTAACATATCCACGATACCCCAGTATGCAGGCTTCACGTTGTAGTAAGGATCAAATGGCATCGGAGCGTCTTTACCAGGTACCTCTTGATCATCAAATCGGTCATCTAACCAAGTCTTATCATCCGCAACTCCCCACAAAGTAACGTTACTGATTTGATCATCCATTTCTTCGAAAAGATCAAATAGCTCTTCGTAACGTTGGCCTTGTAAATTTAGAATTTCTTGAGGGATTTCTTCGTAAGACTTGTACTCGCCAGATGGCGGATATGGATAAACACTCATGTCCAGTTCTGTGATTTGGTTATCTAGACCAAGACCTGAGAATAATTCGATTGATTCACGGATAGAATCAATGCTTGGCCAGTCTACATTAATATGGGTTTGATGCCCCACTCCATCGATTGGAACACCTTGATCCAATAATTCTTTTACTAGATCATATAAGTATTCTCTCTTCGGCGACTCATTTGTATTGTAGTCATTGATGTAAAGCATGGCATCTTCGCCGGCGAATTTTCTAGTTGTTTCAAAGGCCACTTTAATATAGTCTGTTCCCGTGATTTGATACCATTTCGATTCACGAAGCCCTCTGTCATTGGACGCATATGGATCAATTACTTCATTGACAACATCCCACGCATCGACTTCATCTCGGTATCTTTTGACAACCTTTTTAATATGCTTTTCTAATCTTTTAAGTAACAACTTTTTGTTCTTTTCACGTTGCTTAGGGTCCGTTTCATCCACCATTTCGTTCCCTTTTTTGTCCTTGAAGAACCAATCTGGTACTTGATTATGCCAAACTAATGTATGAAAGCGTAAATCCATATCGTGCTCTTCGGCGAATTCTACGATTTTGTCTGCCGGTTCCCAGTTAAACTTGCCTTCCTCTGGTTGTAAGGAAATAGGTTTCATGACGTTTTCGGCCACGATACTGTTATAGTGTTTTTTGACTATTTCCCCTTCTACTCCTTCCAGTTGCTCAGGCTCTACCGCTACCCCAACCGGAAAAGAATCCTCATAAAAAGAATGAATAGACGGAACCTCTAGTGCACTTATCGGTTCCTCCTGTGCTGAAACAGGATTCATGCCAACGGGTACCAATAAACTTAATGCTAATCCTGTTACAAGTGATTTTTTCAACTTTCCTTTTGCCATCTCTCCATCTCCCATCCCTTGTTTATTTGTAAGGGCTTTCAAAATCCTCCCTTAAAAAGTAAAGGACTGCTTGTCACCCTTGTGCAAAGAAGTATAACAGCTCGAACTTCATATATCCATTGAACAAACTAACTTTTTAGGCCAATTATGCAAAATGATAAAATCGTAGCAGGAATATTTACAGATTGGGCGTGAAAATAGTCGGAGAAAGCTTTCCTTACTTAGGTAAAAGGAATTATAAAAGGAATGGGTGCTCCCCCATTCCCCTACTCGGTAATTCCTGGAACTCGCTCCAGCCAATCCTTACCAATAATCGGTTCAAATTCCTCGTAAACGATGCTTAGTTCATTTAACCATTCTCGTTTCTCTTTATCGGTTAATTCATGTACTTTAATGTCCGATTTTTCCTCGATTTTTTGTAAAGCTTGATCATTCATTTTCACAGCTTGCTCGAGGTTCCAAGCTGTAACTTCCGTCATTGATTCTTGAATGGCTTTCTGGATATCAGAACTAAGATTGTCCCAAAACGGGCGATTCATCAAAACAATATAGCTGAGTAGCCCATGATTACTAATGGTTAGATGATCCTGTACTTCATAAAACTTTTTTGAATAAATATTAGATAACGTATTTTCTTGTCCTGTAATCGTGCCGTTCTCTAAATTGCGGTATGTGAGATTAAAGACAATTTCCTCCGTATCCACATCCAGTGCTTGAAATTGAGATTCGATAGCCTTACCAGGCATAACACGAAATACTTGGTCCTCAAAATCTTCCGTTTTCACCAGTGGGCGCAAACCGCTCGTAACTTGTTTAAACCCGTTATTCCAAAAGGCCATACCAATGACGTTATCTGTTTTCGACGCTTCTAATAAATCCTGGCCGAGATCGCCTGTCAAAGCTTGATTGACTGCCTCATTTGTAGGAAAGGCAAACGGTAAATCTAGTAAATTTAATTCCGGAAAAAGCTGTGATACCTTCGTGGTTGCAGGTGCAATCATCTGGATGGATCCTCGTTCCAATGCATCCAATTCGTCCAAATCAGAGTATAGACTCCCATTTGGAAAAACTTCTACCTTTACCTTGTTGTTCGTCTTTTGTTCCACCAAATCAGCAAAACGCTGTGCCGCCAGACCTTTCGGCGTATTCTCCGCTACCACATGACTGATTTTGATGACAATTTGATCATTTAATCCATTCTGTTCATCATCATATACAACATGTCTTTCCTGGGATTGAATATGATATACCAATACAAATGGTAATCCTATTACGAGGACAAGAGAAGCAATCCACATCAAAACTTTCATTCCGAGCACCTCAAAATGATAATATTCTGAATTTATTGTATCATAAAGATAAGGGGAAACGGTTAGAACCCCTCTGAAAGGATACAAGCCATTGTTTAAAATGAAACCGCTGCCAATAAAAATAAAAATTACGATTCTCTCCTTTGGGATTGTTCTTTTTTCCCTTTTACTAGGTGGCATATTTGTCATCGGAGAAATTGAAAGTGTCCAAGAAGAAGAAACAGAAAAAAGAACGATGATAACGGCACGTACGGTTGCACAGGTTCCCGAAATCCAAAACTACATTACCGAACCAGAGGGTTGGGAAGTCATTAACCCTATCGCCGAACGGATTCGGATTATTAATAACGCCGATTATGTTGTGGTATTAAATATGCAACGCGTTCGCTACTCCCACCCCATCAGGTCGAGGCTAGGTACGCATTCGACCGGCGAAGACGAAGGTGCTGCTTTTGCAGAACATACTTATACCTCCCTTGCCAAAGGTGAAGCTGGAATAGCGATACGCGCATTCGTTCCAATATTAAATGAAAATCATGAACAAATTGGGGTAGTCATAGCTGGAAATATACTCCCCAGCCTATGGGATTTGCTTAACAATATTAAAGGCGAAGTTGCCCTTATCATGCTCTTTACGTTAAGCTTCGGATTTATCGGTTCCTCTTTATTAGCTCGTCATATAATAGGACAAATGTATAAGCTGGAGCCACATGAAATTGTGAGAATGCTAGTGGAACGAACCGCTACATTTAATGCAATGCGTGAAGGTGTCATTGCGATAGATAAAGAAGAACGGATTACTGTTTTTAATGAAAATGCGAAAAAAATGCTCGGAGTAGCAGACCCCGTAATAGGCAGAGCTATTCGGGAAGTTATTAGTGATACACGTTTACCGGAAATTTTATATGATGAAATCCCTGTCTATAACCAAGAGGTTCGTGTAAGTAATACAAACATTATGAGCAACCGAATTCCGATAGCAGTACATGGAGAAAAAGTTGGAGCTGTAGCCATATTCCAAGATCGTACGGAAGTGACAAAACTTGCAGAAGAATTAACAGGGGTTAAGGCATTCGTCGAAGCACTTCGCGTCCAAAACCATGAACATATGAATAAGCTTCACACCATTGCAGGTCTCATCCAACTAGATAATCATGAAGAGGCGCTAAATTTCGTTTTCCAAACGACGGAAGAACAAAAAGAGCTCACAAGTAGATTGAGTGAAAATATAGTAGGAGACAGCATTACGGGGCTACTACTTAGTAAAGTCAGTCGTGGAAAAGAATTGGGCATACATGTAGAGGTTGATTCTAGCGTTACATTAGATGCATACCCAGCCAATCTCGATCAACATGATTTTGTCCATCTTATTGGAAATCTCATAGAAAATGCGTTTACAGCCTTACAACATCTTGATCGGGAAAAACGAGTCTTTGTTTCTATCCAGCAAGATCAAGAGGCTTGTAGACTTATAGTAGAAGACAATGGAAATGGCATTCGGCATGAGCATAAACAAAGAATTTTTCAGCAAGGGTTTTCTACAAAAAAAGAAGCGGGACACGGGGTTGGCCTGTACCTCGTTCATAATATCGTAGAAAAAGGAAGCGGGGATATACACGTTGATTCCACGGTAGAAGAAGGAACGAGCTTTGAAATCATTTTCCCTATGAATGGGCAAGAGAATAGGATAAGGAGGGCGCAAAATGAGTGATGGGATTCGAGTCTTGTTAATTGAAGATGATCCAATGGTGCAGGAGGTCAACCGCCAATTTATCAATCGTGTCGATGACTTTCACGTCATTGATACAGCACCGAACGGAAAAGAAGGATTCGAGAAGGTACTTCATGTAAATCCTGACCTCGTTCTTTTGGATGTGTACATGCCAAGCCAAGATGGAGTGGAACTCCTACATCAGTTACGGAAAAATAATATTCAAGTGGACGTCATTGCTGTTACTGCAGCTCGAGACAAAAAAACGATTCAGACCATTCTCCAGTACGGTGCAAGAGATTACATCATTAAACCTTTTAAATTTGATCGAATGAAGCAAGCTTTAGAAAAATATAAACGGTACAGGGAAGAGCTAAAGGATAAAGAAACCTTTTCTCAACAACAACTCGATCAGCTTCTCAATGGAATTCAAGCGGAAGCTTCAACAAAATCAACAACTATAGAGCTACCAAAAGGGTTGAACCCCTCTACCCTTCAAGATATTATAAGTTTTTTAAAACAACAGCAAACTCCCCTCTCTGCCGGCGAAATTGCCGAAAGTATTGGGGTCGCAAGAGTAACAGCTCGTAGATATTTAGAATTCCTGAAAGAAACAGAACAAATTGAGCTATCTATGAGTTATGGAACTGTCGGAAGACCTGTAAATCGTTATGTTCATAAATGATCTTTTTGTTCATTTTGTTCCATATTAGATGAAAGAATCATCTTTTCAGATGGGTTCTTTTTTATTCCTACTCCATGGATAAACAGCAGAATACTCCCTCCCCATGACGTGGACCAAAAAGAAATAAATGTTCAATATGGACAAAACATTCTCCAACCAATATGTAAACGCTATCATTCATGTAAGCAATTGTTATCATTATTTTTCAGGAGGGATAGGATGAGAAAATTATTTGGAGTACTCATGGTACTCGGTTTATTTATTGCGATTTTGGCAGGTTGTGGCGCGCGTTCTACGGACAGTGCGTCAGAAGATGGTAACAACAATGGAGACGCCGGATCCAGTGGAGAGTCTGAAGAAAAAATCGTGATTAAGTTTTCACACGTGGTTGCAGAGAATACACCAAAAGGAAAAGCAGCTGCGATGTTTGAAGAGCTAGCGGAAGAATATACAGAAGGAAAAGTAGATGTTCAAGTATTTCCGAACTCTCAGCTTTATAACGATGATGAGGTACTAGCTGCCGTACAACAAAATAACGTTCAATTAGCTGCTCCAGCAACATCAAAGGTTTCCAAGCTATTCCCTGAATGGCAAATATTTGACCTACCTTTCGCTTTCGCCGACACGGCTACGGTACAAAAAGCAATGGAAAGTGAAAAAATCGGTGGCAAACTTTTCTCTATGCTTACAGAAGAGGATTTATTAGGTTTAGCAATGTGGGACAACGGATTTAAACAAATGACATTAGACGAACATGCTCTCATCAAGCCAGAGGATTTCAAAGGACAAAAATTCCGTGTCATGTCAAGTAAGGTACTTGAGGCACAGTTCGATTCGGTAAATGCAAATCCAACTCCAATGCCATTTAGTGAAGTATATAGTGCACTAGAGCAAGGCGTCATTGACGGGCAAGAAAACACGTTATCCAACATTTATTCGAAAAAATTCCATGAAGTGCAAAGCTATATGACCCTAAGTAATCATGGATATTTAGGCTATGCGATTATTACGAATAACGAGTTCTGGTCCGGCCTTCCAGAAGATGTTCGAAAAAATGTAGAAAAAGCCCTAAACGAAACAACTCAATGGGTACGTGAGAACGGGGAAAGACTTAATCAAGAAAACCTCGACAAAATCAAAGCAGATGGAACATTAAAAGAGATTCATGAGCTTACCGATAAAGAAAAACAAGCTTGGATCGATGCCATGAACCCAGTTTATAAAGAGTTTGAAGATGAGATTGGTAAAGATCTAATCGATGCGGTAAAAGAGCTA is from Radiobacillus kanasensis and encodes:
- a CDS encoding DctP family TRAP transporter solute-binding subunit — its product is MKVLMWIASLVLVIGLPFVLVYHIQSQERHVVYDDEQNGLNDQIVIKISHVVAENTPKGLAAQRFADLVEQKTNNKVKVEVFPNGSLYSDLDELDALERGSIQMIAPATTKVSQLFPELNLLDLPFAFPTNEAVNQALTGDLGQDLLEASKTDNVIGMAFWNNGFKQVTSGLRPLVKTEDFEDQVFRVMPGKAIESQFQALDVDTEEIVFNLTYRNLENGTITGQENTLSNIYSKKFYEVQDHLTISNHGLLSYIVLMNRPFWDNLSSDIQKAIQESMTEVTAWNLEQAVKMNDQALQKIEEKSDIKVHELTDKEKREWLNELSIVYEEFEPIIGKDWLERVPGITE
- a CDS encoding ROK family transcriptional regulator; this encodes MEMNQTWNQYVVKKGNKSIVLEKIIESSPISRADIAQQTGLNKGTVSSLVSELLDEQLIYESGPGESSGGRRPVMLLFNQVAGYSIGIDLGVNYLLGILVDLQGNIVTETKINYNQLTYQEIESKLFEVVDQLTASAPPSPYGIVGIGVGVPGTVNNHGEVMLAPNLGWKNVHLKSILERKYDIPITIVNEANAGAYGEKRFGAGLKYDNIVYISAGIGIGVGLILDGKLYTGSQGFSGELGHMTIQVDGKKCRCGNEGCWELYASEQALLNQAKELGLTDGKECQLDDLIELAKDGDKQAIELFQKVGDYLGVGINNVINIFNPEQIVIGNQLAATKEWILDPLNERITINTLWYQQNGIDIHFSKLGIYPAALGVSALSSENFLNVDLEKKAIEV
- a CDS encoding response regulator codes for the protein MSDGIRVLLIEDDPMVQEVNRQFINRVDDFHVIDTAPNGKEGFEKVLHVNPDLVLLDVYMPSQDGVELLHQLRKNNIQVDVIAVTAARDKKTIQTILQYGARDYIIKPFKFDRMKQALEKYKRYREELKDKETFSQQQLDQLLNGIQAEASTKSTTIELPKGLNPSTLQDIISFLKQQQTPLSAGEIAESIGVARVTARRYLEFLKETEQIELSMSYGTVGRPVNRYVHK
- a CDS encoding ATP-binding protein, translated to MKPLPIKIKITILSFGIVLFSLLLGGIFVIGEIESVQEEETEKRTMITARTVAQVPEIQNYITEPEGWEVINPIAERIRIINNADYVVVLNMQRVRYSHPIRSRLGTHSTGEDEGAAFAEHTYTSLAKGEAGIAIRAFVPILNENHEQIGVVIAGNILPSLWDLLNNIKGEVALIMLFTLSFGFIGSSLLARHIIGQMYKLEPHEIVRMLVERTATFNAMREGVIAIDKEERITVFNENAKKMLGVADPVIGRAIREVISDTRLPEILYDEIPVYNQEVRVSNTNIMSNRIPIAVHGEKVGAVAIFQDRTEVTKLAEELTGVKAFVEALRVQNHEHMNKLHTIAGLIQLDNHEEALNFVFQTTEEQKELTSRLSENIVGDSITGLLLSKVSRGKELGIHVEVDSSVTLDAYPANLDQHDFVHLIGNLIENAFTALQHLDREKRVFVSIQQDQEACRLIVEDNGNGIRHEHKQRIFQQGFSTKKEAGHGVGLYLVHNIVEKGSGDIHVDSTVEEGTSFEIIFPMNGQENRIRRAQNE
- a CDS encoding TRAP transporter substrate-binding protein — protein: MRKLFGVLMVLGLFIAILAGCGARSTDSASEDGNNNGDAGSSGESEEKIVIKFSHVVAENTPKGKAAAMFEELAEEYTEGKVDVQVFPNSQLYNDDEVLAAVQQNNVQLAAPATSKVSKLFPEWQIFDLPFAFADTATVQKAMESEKIGGKLFSMLTEEDLLGLAMWDNGFKQMTLDEHALIKPEDFKGQKFRVMSSKVLEAQFDSVNANPTPMPFSEVYSALEQGVIDGQENTLSNIYSKKFHEVQSYMTLSNHGYLGYAIITNNEFWSGLPEDVRKNVEKALNETTQWVRENGERLNQENLDKIKADGTLKEIHELTDKEKQAWIDAMNPVYKEFEDEIGKDLIDAVKELRK
- a CDS encoding endo-1,4-beta-xylanase; this encodes MAKGKLKKSLVTGLALSLLVPVGMNPVSAQEEPISALEVPSIHSFYEDSFPVGVAVEPEQLEGVEGEIVKKHYNSIVAENVMKPISLQPEEGKFNWEPADKIVEFAEEHDMDLRFHTLVWHNQVPDWFFKDKKGNEMVDETDPKQREKNKKLLLKRLEKHIKKVVKRYRDEVDAWDVVNEVIDPYASNDRGLRESKWYQITGTDYIKVAFETTRKFAGEDAMLYINDYNTNESPKREYLYDLVKELLDQGVPIDGVGHQTHINVDWPSIDSIRESIELFSGLGLDNQITELDMSVYPYPPSGEYKSYEEIPQEILNLQGQRYEELFDLFEEMDDQISNVTLWGVADDKTWLDDRFDDQEVPGKDAPMPFDPYYNVKPAYWGIVDMLD